In Manis pentadactyla isolate mManPen7 chromosome 3, mManPen7.hap1, whole genome shotgun sequence, a single window of DNA contains:
- the MOS gene encoding proto-oncogene serine/threonine-protein kinase mos has protein sequence MPSPLPRRPHLTGDFSPSVDSRPCSSPSELLGKARKLSLGGTPPRAPRLPPRLAWCSIDWEQVCLLQRLGTGGFGSVYKATYHGVPVAIKQVNKCTKNRLASQRSFWAELNIARLRHANIVRVVAASTCTPAGFNSLGTIIMEFGGNVTLHQVIYGAASCPEEAQVEVAKPACCAAEQLNLGKCLKYSLDVVNGLLFLHSQSIVHLDLKPANILISEQDVCKIGDFGCSEKLEDLLCSQTPPYPLGGTYTHRAPELLKGEIVTPKADIYSFAITLWQMTTKELPYSGERQYVLYAVVAYNLRPSLSAAVFTDSIPGKRLEKIIQGCWRASAVQRPSAELLLVDLDSLRADLADSKPASR, from the coding sequence ATGCCCTCACCCCTGCCGCGGCGCCCCCACCTCACTGGCGACTTCTCCCCGTCGGTGGACTCGCGGCCCTGCAGCAGCCCCTCGGAACTCCTGGGGAAGGCAAGGAAGCTGTCCCTGGGCGGCACGCCTCCCAGGGCCCCGCGGCTGCCACCCCGGCTGGCCTGGTGTTCCATTGACTGGGAACAGGTGTGCCTACTGCAGAGGCTGGGAACCGGGGGCTTTGGCTCCGTGTACAAGGCGACTTACCACGGCGTTCCAGTGGCTATAAAGCAAGTGAACAAGTGCACCAAGAACCGGCTGGCTTCCCAGCGCAGTTTCTGGGCTGAGCTCAACATCGCAAGGCTTCGCCATGCCAACATCGTGCGGGTTGTGGCTGCCAGCACGTGCACGCCTGCAGGCTTCAACAGTCTAGGCACCATAATCATGGAGTTTGGTGGCAATGTCACCTTACACCAAGTCATATATGGTGCTGCCAGCTGCCCCGAGGAGGCGCAGGTGGAGGTGGCGAAGCCTGCCTGCTGTGCTGCCGAGCAATTAAATTTGGGGAAGTGTCTGAAATATTCCCTAGATGTTGTGAATGGCCTGCTTTTCCTTCACTCACAAAGTATTGTGCACTTGGACCTGAAGCCGGCTAACATTTTGATCAGTGAGCAGGATGTCTGCAAAATTGGTGACTTTGGTTGCTCCGAGAAGCTGGAAGATCTGCTCTGCTCCCAGACTCCTCCTTACCCCCTAGGCGGCACCTACACCCACCGAGCTCCAGAGCTCCTGAAAGGAGAGATCGTAACGCCCAAAGCCGACATCTATTCTTTTGCCATCACCCTCTGGCAAATGACTACCAAGGAGTTGCCCTACTCAGGGGAGCGTCAGTACGTGCTCTACGCTGTAGTGGCCTATAATCTGCGACCGTCTCTTTCAGCAGCTGTCTTCACAGACTCCATTCCCGGGAAAAGACTTGAGAAGATCATCCAGGGCTGCTGGAGGGCCAGTGCTGTACAGCGGCCGAGTGCAGAACTCCTTCTGGTTGACCTTGACTCTTTAAGAGCTGATTTGGCTGACTCTAAACCTGCATCAAGATAA